One Actinomyces marmotae DNA window includes the following coding sequences:
- the gatA gene encoding Asp-tRNA(Asn)/Glu-tRNA(Gln) amidotransferase subunit GatA codes for MSEARSLPALIRATAAEQAAALASGEVSSRELTSAHLERISAVDGAVGAFLDVDADKALADADAADAARAAGRDGEPLNELAGVPVAVKDLFATRGQATTAASRILQGWVPPYDATAVTALREARLPILGKTNLDEFAMGGSTEHSAFKRTANPWDLGRIPGGSSGGSAAAVASYEAPLALGTDTGGSIRQPAAVTGTVGVKPTYGTVSRFGVIAMASSLDTPGPMARTVLDTALLHDIVGAHDPLDSTSLADAPRGMAAIVRAARAGRDLTGLRVGVISELDGGEGYDPGVMDSFHGALALLEAAGASVEAVSLPHLEYALDAYYLIMPAEASSNLARYDGMRYGLRVEPASGPVTAETVMAATRGAGFGDEAKRRIILGTHVLSAGYYDAYYGSAQKVRTLVQRDFASAWERTDVLVSPTAPITAYRFGEKDDPLAMYKLDVTTIPANLAGIPGMSLPSGLSGGLPVGFQILAPQRADDRLYRVGAVLEAALEESWGGHLLAQAPELEEEQR; via the coding sequence ATGAGCGAGGCCCGTTCCCTGCCTGCCCTCATCCGGGCCACCGCCGCCGAGCAGGCGGCGGCCCTGGCCAGCGGCGAGGTGAGCTCTCGCGAGCTCACCAGCGCCCACCTGGAGCGCATTAGCGCCGTCGACGGGGCCGTCGGGGCCTTCCTCGACGTCGACGCCGACAAGGCCCTGGCCGACGCCGACGCGGCCGACGCCGCCCGCGCCGCCGGGCGGGACGGCGAGCCCCTGAACGAGCTCGCCGGCGTGCCCGTGGCCGTCAAGGACCTCTTCGCCACCCGCGGGCAGGCCACCACGGCGGCCTCCAGGATCCTTCAGGGATGGGTCCCGCCCTACGACGCCACGGCCGTGACCGCGCTGCGTGAGGCGCGCCTGCCGATCCTGGGCAAGACCAACCTCGACGAGTTCGCCATGGGTGGCTCCACCGAGCACTCCGCCTTCAAGCGCACCGCCAACCCGTGGGACCTTGGGCGCATCCCAGGGGGCTCCTCCGGCGGCTCGGCCGCCGCGGTGGCCTCCTATGAGGCGCCGCTGGCCCTGGGCACCGACACCGGTGGCTCGATCCGCCAGCCCGCCGCCGTCACCGGCACCGTCGGCGTCAAGCCCACCTACGGCACTGTCTCGCGCTTCGGCGTCATCGCGATGGCCTCCTCCCTGGACACTCCCGGCCCCATGGCCCGCACCGTCCTGGACACGGCCCTCCTGCACGACATCGTCGGCGCGCACGACCCGCTGGACTCCACCTCGCTGGCCGACGCCCCCCGGGGCATGGCCGCCATCGTCCGCGCCGCCCGGGCCGGGCGGGACCTGACGGGCCTGCGCGTGGGAGTCATCTCCGAGCTCGACGGCGGTGAGGGCTACGACCCCGGCGTCATGGACTCCTTCCACGGCGCCCTGGCCCTGCTTGAGGCGGCCGGCGCGTCCGTGGAGGCCGTCAGCCTGCCCCATCTGGAGTACGCGCTCGACGCCTACTACCTCATCATGCCCGCGGAGGCGTCCTCCAACCTCGCCCGCTACGACGGCATGCGCTACGGCCTGCGCGTCGAGCCCGCCAGCGGCCCCGTCACCGCCGAGACCGTCATGGCCGCCACCCGCGGCGCGGGCTTCGGCGACGAGGCCAAGCGACGCATCATCCTGGGCACCCACGTGCTCTCCGCGGGCTACTACGACGCCTACTACGGGTCCGCGCAGAAGGTCCGCACCCTCGTCCAGCGCGACTTCGCCTCCGCCTGGGAGCGCACTGACGTGCTGGTCTCCCCGACGGCGCCGATCACCGCCTACCGCTTCGGGGAGAAGGACGATCCCCTGGCGATGTACAAGCTGGACGTCACGACGATCCCGGCCAATCTCGCGGGCATCCCGGGCATGAGCCTGCCCTCGGGGCTGAGCGGGGGCCTGCCCGTCGGCTTCCAGATCCTGGCGCCGCAGC
- the gatC gene encoding Asp-tRNA(Asn)/Glu-tRNA(Gln) amidotransferase subunit GatC codes for MSAISSAEVARVAALARVALTDEEVTRLAGELDAVASSFARVTSVVTPDLPATSHPVPLTNVLREDVPGPTLDVDELLASAPAAEDSMFLVPQILGEESGS; via the coding sequence ATGTCTGCCATTTCCTCCGCCGAGGTCGCGCGGGTCGCGGCGCTCGCGCGAGTGGCCCTGACCGATGAGGAGGTGACGCGCCTGGCCGGTGAGCTGGACGCCGTCGCCTCCTCCTTCGCCCGGGTCACCTCCGTTGTCACCCCCGATCTGCCGGCTACCTCCCACCCCGTGCCGCTGACCAATGTCCTGCGCGAGGACGTCCCCGGCCCGACGCTCGACGTCGACGAGCTCCTCGCCAGCGCCCCCGCGGCCGAGGACTCCATGTTCCTCGTGCCCCAGATCCTCGGAGAGGAGTCCGGCTCATGA
- a CDS encoding L,D-transpeptidase family protein codes for MTGGTLLDNGSEAAAPKRHRRWPLWAGLGLLLLVGGAGTGAYAYTSHYADRAVPGTAIAGTDVSGMTRDEISSMIASKSESATVTVSGDATATATLADLGITVDAGATADAALKRGASAGDRLSALFSSEDLPVVTTTDAAVTDAYASSLIPADKVRARNAEIGLNEDGTSFTVKPAVPGTSIDPAPLARAGAEAASSLSPASASVSMTTQPPTVSDADAQAVADKANSWISQDVTISDASGKNSYSPDASTKASWITVSTSDDAAPTLSIDSTKVSSWVAAQASEENIDGVQGTRNVNSKGDVVATPVEAVKSQTVKNADALSTSISEALGKGTGYSGAFEMQVGEEKWTQRTIADGAESLVYQAAPNEKWVDVNLSTKTVTSYEGATVVRGPVSIVDGAAETPTVTGTFHVYLKYETQTMRGQNADGSEYVTEGVPWVSYFYSGYAFHGAPWRSSFGYSGSHGCLNMPVDEAQWMYTWAENGTTVVSHY; via the coding sequence ATGACCGGAGGCACTCTTCTGGACAACGGCTCCGAGGCGGCGGCGCCCAAGCGCCATCGCCGCTGGCCCCTGTGGGCCGGGCTGGGGCTTCTGCTGCTCGTGGGCGGCGCGGGCACGGGCGCTTACGCCTACACGAGCCACTACGCGGACCGCGCCGTCCCCGGAACCGCGATCGCGGGGACCGACGTGTCGGGCATGACGCGCGACGAGATCTCCTCGATGATCGCCTCGAAGTCAGAGTCGGCCACGGTCACGGTGTCCGGGGACGCGACCGCCACCGCGACGCTGGCGGACCTCGGCATCACCGTGGACGCGGGCGCGACGGCCGACGCCGCCCTCAAGCGCGGCGCCAGCGCCGGGGACCGCCTGAGCGCGCTGTTCTCATCCGAGGACCTGCCCGTGGTCACGACCACCGACGCCGCCGTCACCGACGCCTACGCCTCCTCGCTCATCCCCGCCGACAAGGTCCGCGCGCGCAACGCGGAGATCGGGCTCAACGAGGACGGAACCTCCTTCACGGTGAAGCCGGCGGTGCCCGGGACGAGCATCGACCCCGCCCCCCTGGCCCGGGCCGGCGCCGAGGCCGCCTCATCCCTGTCCCCCGCCAGCGCCTCCGTGTCGATGACCACCCAGCCGCCCACGGTCTCGGACGCGGACGCCCAGGCCGTGGCGGATAAGGCGAACAGTTGGATCAGCCAGGACGTGACGATCTCCGACGCCTCCGGCAAGAACTCCTACAGCCCCGACGCCTCCACCAAGGCCTCCTGGATCACCGTGTCCACGAGCGATGACGCCGCCCCGACGCTGTCGATCGACTCCACCAAGGTCTCGTCCTGGGTGGCCGCTCAGGCCAGCGAGGAGAACATCGACGGGGTCCAGGGCACGAGGAACGTCAACTCCAAGGGCGATGTCGTGGCGACCCCCGTCGAGGCGGTCAAGAGCCAGACGGTCAAGAACGCCGACGCCCTGTCCACCTCGATCTCCGAGGCCCTGGGCAAGGGCACCGGCTACTCCGGGGCCTTCGAGATGCAGGTCGGCGAGGAGAAGTGGACGCAGCGGACCATCGCCGACGGCGCCGAGAGCCTCGTCTACCAGGCCGCCCCCAACGAGAAATGGGTGGATGTCAACCTCTCCACCAAGACGGTGACCTCCTACGAGGGGGCGACCGTCGTGCGCGGGCCCGTCTCGATCGTCGATGGCGCCGCGGAGACGCCCACGGTCACCGGCACCTTCCACGTCTACCTCAAGTACGAGACGCAGACGATGCGCGGTCAGAACGCCGATGGCTCCGAGTACGTCACCGAGGGCGTGCCCTGGGTGAGCTACTTCTACAGCGGGTACGCCTTCCACGGCGCCCCGTGGCGCTCGTCCTTCGGCTACTCGGGCTCGCATGGCTGCCTCAACATGCCCGTTGACGAGGCCCAGTGGATGTACACCTGGGCGGAGAACGGCACGACCGTGGTCAGCCACTACTGA
- the ndk gene encoding nucleoside-diphosphate kinase, producing the protein MTASPSRILILIKPDGVRRRLTGEILRRIEAKGYALTALKLLTPTEEVLAAHYVEHVERPFYPGLVEYMTSGPVVAAVVEGDRVIEGCRSLMGTTDPTTAAPGTIRGDLARDWGTDAMENLIHGSDCESSAAREISIWFPELG; encoded by the coding sequence ATGACCGCCTCACCCAGCCGCATCCTCATCCTCATCAAGCCCGACGGCGTGCGCCGCCGCCTCACCGGCGAGATCCTGCGCCGCATCGAGGCCAAGGGCTACGCCCTGACCGCCCTCAAGCTCCTCACCCCCACCGAGGAGGTCCTCGCCGCCCATTACGTCGAGCACGTGGAGCGCCCCTTCTACCCCGGGCTCGTGGAGTACATGACTTCCGGGCCGGTGGTCGCCGCTGTGGTGGAGGGCGATCGGGTCATTGAGGGCTGCCGCTCCCTCATGGGCACCACCGATCCGACGACTGCCGCGCCCGGCACCATCCGTGGCGACCTGGCCCGCGACTGGGGCACGGACGCCATGGAGAACCTCATCCACGGCTCGGACTGCGAGTCCTCCGCTGCCCGCGAGATCTCCATCTGGTTCCCCGAGCTCGGCTGA
- a CDS encoding bifunctional folylpolyglutamate synthase/dihydrofolate synthase yields the protein MTHHQGPGSAASAGGRPGSEGGAPSHPGAAFGIPAHATPEEAVDAVFGGGARDGGEGIDPALLPYLEAADAPAAGSSGSAAAGLSLAEARQARGERAEARLAAEAEDLAALRELVAHNMLASGDPDELDALLAEVDADDSDDWESWEPVLPGTGDDPDGDQDEPAREGGPGDGDAHRRALLAAARGVEVGERMRQVEAEILSRAPEHRVQPSLERIEAVMDILGHPERAYRVIHITGTNGKTSTARMTERLLAAAGLRTGRFTSPHLATIRERISLDGEPISEEGFIAAWEDVAPYIAMVDERSLADGGPRMSFFEVLTVMALAAFADHPVDAAVIEVGMGGTWDCTNVVDSDVEVITPIGLDHAAWLGSTIREVAQNKAGIIKDGATLITSVQVPQAQEVIAAAAAEHRVVWRRELDPDEDPGEPGAGELSVRSRELAVGGQLVTLATAAAVYEDVFVPLHGEYQAHNALLALAAAEAFFGGRALPPALVEEGFSSTTSPGRLEVLRSSPTVIVDAGHNPHGVAALMPAIEEAFGFKHLVAVVGAMEDKDVEGILSILEPACDAVVCVPIDSPRAMDVEDLGAVAREVFGQDRVQVARALADGVDRAVALSEGGDGPLTAAGVLIVGSVVLAAEARALFRRP from the coding sequence ATGACCCACCACCAGGGACCCGGGTCCGCGGCGAGCGCTGGGGGCCGGCCCGGCAGCGAGGGTGGGGCGCCCTCCCACCCGGGCGCGGCTTTCGGCATCCCCGCCCATGCCACCCCCGAGGAGGCCGTCGACGCCGTTTTCGGCGGTGGCGCCAGGGATGGGGGAGAGGGGATCGACCCGGCGCTCCTGCCCTACCTCGAGGCCGCCGACGCCCCCGCGGCCGGGTCGTCGGGCTCCGCGGCCGCGGGCCTCAGCCTCGCCGAGGCCCGCCAGGCCCGCGGGGAGAGGGCCGAGGCGCGATTAGCGGCCGAGGCCGAGGACCTGGCGGCCCTGCGCGAGCTCGTCGCCCACAACATGCTGGCCTCGGGCGACCCGGACGAGCTCGACGCGCTCCTGGCCGAGGTCGACGCCGACGACTCCGATGACTGGGAGTCCTGGGAACCCGTCCTGCCCGGCACTGGCGACGATCCCGACGGTGATCAGGACGAACCGGCGCGCGAGGGCGGTCCCGGCGACGGGGACGCCCACCGCCGGGCCCTGCTGGCGGCCGCCCGCGGCGTCGAGGTGGGCGAGCGCATGCGGCAGGTCGAGGCCGAGATCCTCTCCCGCGCCCCCGAGCACCGCGTCCAGCCCTCCCTGGAGCGCATCGAGGCGGTCATGGACATCCTGGGCCACCCCGAGCGCGCCTACCGGGTCATCCACATCACCGGCACCAACGGCAAGACCTCGACCGCCCGCATGACCGAGCGGCTGCTGGCGGCCGCGGGCCTGCGCACCGGCCGATTCACCAGCCCGCACCTGGCCACGATCCGCGAGCGCATCAGCCTGGACGGCGAGCCCATCAGCGAGGAGGGCTTCATCGCCGCATGGGAGGACGTCGCCCCCTACATCGCGATGGTCGATGAGCGTTCCCTGGCCGATGGCGGCCCGAGGATGAGCTTCTTCGAGGTCCTCACCGTCATGGCGCTGGCGGCCTTCGCCGACCATCCCGTGGACGCTGCCGTCATCGAGGTCGGCATGGGCGGCACCTGGGACTGCACGAATGTCGTGGACTCCGATGTCGAGGTCATCACCCCCATCGGATTGGACCACGCCGCCTGGCTCGGGAGCACGATCCGCGAGGTCGCCCAGAACAAGGCGGGCATCATCAAGGACGGGGCCACCCTCATCACCTCGGTCCAAGTGCCCCAGGCGCAGGAGGTGATCGCCGCGGCGGCGGCTGAGCACCGGGTCGTGTGGCGCAGGGAGCTCGATCCCGATGAGGACCCCGGCGAGCCGGGCGCCGGGGAGTTGAGCGTGCGCTCGCGCGAACTGGCCGTGGGCGGCCAGCTCGTCACGCTGGCCACGGCGGCCGCCGTCTACGAGGATGTCTTCGTGCCCCTCCATGGCGAGTACCAGGCGCATAACGCGCTGCTGGCGCTCGCGGCGGCCGAGGCCTTCTTCGGGGGGCGCGCCCTCCCACCGGCCCTCGTGGAGGAGGGCTTTTCCTCGACGACCTCCCCGGGGCGCCTGGAGGTCCTGCGCTCCTCCCCGACCGTCATCGTCGATGCCGGGCACAACCCGCACGGCGTGGCCGCGCTCATGCCCGCCATCGAGGAGGCCTTCGGCTTCAAGCATCTCGTCGCCGTCGTGGGCGCCATGGAGGACAAGGACGTCGAGGGCATCCTGTCGATCCTCGAGCCCGCCTGCGACGCCGTCGTCTGCGTGCCCATCGACTCCCCCCGAGCCATGGACGTCGAGGACCTGGGAGCCGTCGCCCGTGAGGTCTTCGGGCAGGACCGCGTCCAGGTGGCGCGGGCCCTGGCCGACGGGGTCGACCGCGCCGTCGCGCTCTCCGAGGGCGGGGACGGGCCGCTGACCGCCGCAGGCGTGCTGATCGTGGGCTCGGTGGTCCTGGCCGCCGAGGCGCGGGCCCTGTTCCGCCGCCCCTGA
- a CDS encoding UDP-glucose dehydrogenase family protein produces MRVSMIGCGYLGAVHAASMAEIGHDVVGIDVDEGRISALAAGRAPFFEPGFEEVLSRNVASGRLRFTTDISAAEGCQVHFIGVGTPQTPSGAADMTYVDSAVDALAPHLGGFRGGVEIVVGKSTVPVGTAARLAERFEAAGATLVWNPEFLREGFAVKDTLEPDRMVYGLPADPLRAEAATAVLDEVYGPILATGVKRLTMDYATAELVKVSANSFLAIKISFINAVAQICDAAGGDVTALAEAIGLDARIGHRFLRAGIGFGGGCLPKDIRAFQARAAELGAGEALAILDEADRVNLRARSLVLDKARQMLGDGLDGARVAILGAAFKPDSDDMRDSPALEIAGLLAAAGARVAITDPQAGAILAEQDREGLEVCATADEALRDADLAVLATEWRQFTSIDPARAASLMRRANIIDGRNSLDAGAWKEAGFTYTGMGRR; encoded by the coding sequence ATGCGCGTCTCGATGATCGGATGCGGCTATCTCGGCGCTGTTCACGCGGCGTCGATGGCCGAGATCGGGCACGACGTCGTGGGCATCGACGTCGATGAGGGCCGGATCAGCGCCCTCGCGGCCGGAAGGGCGCCGTTCTTCGAGCCGGGCTTCGAGGAGGTGCTCTCGCGCAACGTCGCCTCCGGCCGCCTCCGCTTCACCACCGACATCTCCGCCGCCGAGGGCTGTCAGGTCCACTTCATCGGTGTTGGGACGCCTCAGACGCCCTCTGGCGCCGCCGATATGACCTATGTGGACAGCGCCGTCGACGCCCTGGCGCCCCACCTGGGCGGGTTCCGCGGGGGCGTGGAGATCGTCGTCGGCAAGTCGACCGTCCCGGTGGGCACGGCGGCGCGCCTGGCCGAGCGCTTCGAGGCCGCGGGCGCCACCCTGGTGTGGAACCCCGAGTTCCTGCGCGAGGGCTTCGCGGTCAAGGACACCCTCGAGCCCGATCGCATGGTCTACGGCCTGCCCGCCGACCCCTTGCGGGCCGAGGCGGCCACCGCCGTCCTCGATGAGGTCTACGGCCCCATCCTCGCCACCGGCGTCAAGCGTCTGACCATGGATTACGCGACGGCGGAGCTGGTCAAGGTCAGCGCCAACTCCTTCCTGGCCATCAAGATCTCCTTCATCAACGCCGTCGCCCAGATCTGTGACGCCGCCGGCGGCGACGTCACCGCCCTGGCCGAGGCCATCGGCCTAGACGCGCGAATCGGCCACCGCTTCTTGCGCGCTGGCATCGGCTTCGGCGGGGGCTGCCTGCCCAAGGACATCCGGGCCTTCCAGGCCCGCGCCGCCGAGCTGGGCGCGGGCGAGGCCCTCGCCATCCTCGACGAGGCGGACCGGGTGAACCTGCGGGCCCGTTCCCTCGTCCTCGACAAGGCCCGCCAGATGCTTGGTGACGGGCTCGACGGCGCCCGCGTGGCGATCCTGGGCGCCGCCTTCAAGCCCGACAGCGACGACATGCGCGACTCGCCCGCCCTCGAGATCGCGGGCCTGCTCGCCGCCGCCGGCGCGCGCGTGGCGATCACCGATCCCCAGGCCGGCGCCATCCTCGCCGAGCAGGACCGCGAAGGCCTGGAGGTGTGCGCCACCGCCGATGAGGCGCTGCGCGACGCCGACCTGGCCGTGCTGGCCACGGAGTGGCGCCAGTTCACCTCCATCGACCCCGCGCGCGCGGCCTCCCTCATGCGCCGCGCCAACATCATCGACGGCCGCAACTCCCTTGACGCGGGGGCCTGGAAGGAGGCGGGCTTCACCTACACGGGGATGGGCCGGCGCTGA
- a CDS encoding sugar transferase — protein sequence MIQSSSFSAVPTASEAWRRRAFFRRGLRAGDLAIILLVVACVERLCHVTGHERIGSGVMPALVTRALLIAAVAVAWGLLLTKADVYRDRVLGHGATEYKRVVWATVLEFAGFSILGYMVGVRMPTAHLVAALAISIVALLAWHWAARRRLIRLAAAGSLAQPAYVVGSVGAVASAISELTRQPGLGLQIRGAFVSDEAALDAHPDLPVPVIGRVSSLQETVESSEGIAVVVAEDSGLTSAMIRRLSQSLGSEGRLIMLPPLLQIASSRLWMRSARGLSAIEIQQPRVDVAHSPLKRSTDIFASVLIIILLVPVWLIVPPLIWMQDRGPILFRQTRIGLNGKPFQIWKFRSMRINADAELAGLLREQNRTDSPLFKVDNDPRITRVGAFLRRTSIDELPQLFNVLAGSMSLVGPRPQVAKEVALYDEEASRRLLAKPGITGLWQVSGRSSLTWEEAIRLDLFYVENWTPGMDLWILLRTVKAVLLLDGSA from the coding sequence ATGATCCAGTCATCCTCCTTCAGCGCCGTCCCGACGGCCTCCGAGGCATGGAGGAGGAGAGCCTTCTTCCGCCGGGGCCTTCGCGCCGGGGACCTGGCGATCATCCTCCTGGTCGTCGCGTGCGTGGAGAGGCTCTGCCATGTCACCGGCCACGAGCGCATCGGCAGCGGCGTCATGCCCGCCCTCGTGACGCGGGCCCTGCTCATCGCGGCGGTCGCCGTGGCCTGGGGGCTGCTGCTGACTAAGGCCGACGTGTACCGCGACCGGGTCCTGGGCCACGGCGCCACCGAGTACAAGCGCGTGGTGTGGGCCACCGTCCTGGAGTTCGCCGGGTTCTCGATCCTGGGCTACATGGTGGGGGTTCGGATGCCCACCGCCCACCTGGTGGCCGCCCTGGCGATCTCGATCGTGGCCCTCCTGGCGTGGCACTGGGCGGCCCGGCGCCGCCTCATCCGCCTCGCCGCCGCGGGGAGCCTCGCGCAGCCCGCCTACGTCGTCGGATCGGTCGGAGCCGTGGCCTCGGCGATCTCCGAGCTCACTCGGCAGCCGGGGCTCGGCCTGCAGATCCGGGGGGCCTTCGTCTCCGACGAGGCCGCCCTCGACGCGCACCCCGACCTCCCCGTGCCCGTCATCGGGCGAGTGAGCAGCCTGCAGGAGACGGTGGAGAGCTCTGAGGGGATCGCCGTCGTCGTCGCGGAGGACTCCGGGCTCACCTCCGCCATGATCCGCAGGCTGAGCCAGTCCCTCGGCTCCGAGGGGCGCCTCATCATGCTGCCCCCGCTCCTGCAGATCGCCAGCTCGCGGCTGTGGATGCGCTCGGCCAGGGGGCTGTCCGCCATCGAGATCCAGCAGCCCCGCGTCGACGTGGCGCACTCGCCGCTCAAGCGCTCCACGGACATCTTCGCCTCCGTGCTGATCATCATCCTGCTGGTGCCCGTGTGGCTCATCGTCCCGCCCCTGATCTGGATGCAGGACCGCGGCCCGATCCTCTTCCGCCAGACCCGCATCGGCCTGAACGGCAAGCCCTTCCAGATCTGGAAGTTCCGCTCCATGCGGATCAACGCCGACGCCGAGCTCGCCGGGCTCCTGCGCGAGCAGAACCGCACGGACAGCCCCCTGTTCAAGGTCGACAACGACCCGCGCATCACCCGCGTGGGCGCCTTCCTGCGGCGCACCTCCATCGATGAGCTGCCCCAGCTCTTCAACGTCCTGGCCGGATCGATGAGCCTGGTGGGCCCGCGCCCCCAGGTGGCCAAGGAGGTCGCGCTCTACGACGAGGAGGCCTCCCGGCGCCTGCTCGCCAAGCCCGGGATCACCGGGCTGTGGCAGGTCAGCGGCCGGTCCTCCCTCACCTGGGAGGAGGCCATCCGCCTCGACCTGTTCTACGTGGAGAACTGGACCCCCGGGATGGACCTGTGGATCCTGCTGCGAACCGTCAAGGCGGTCCTCCTCCTGGACGGCTCGGCCTGA
- a CDS encoding polysaccharide biosynthesis tyrosine autokinase, with protein sequence MTLEDLLLLARRSWRVLTIGVLVGGLLAAGAALLGPRSYTATSIAYVKVDASIAAAKNNPTSYQLVAAQLAERKAKSLLPVITSETVAQGVIDSLRLAGTTPTALADSIKAKHVAGADTVVVEATADTPERARRIADETVRQSNQEFAALNGEDIPVGVELMTSAELRAAPRSPSIMLLLGAGLLGGLVASYLGVLVVEVLNKRVRGAGEALAVLDSPVLGALPHSDLIRNGADASDPAIEEELRKLRTNFIRATATAGRSAVISSAVRAEGRTTITVGLARVLAMSGHRVVLIEGDLRAPSLASVLGVDGRRAGLAQVLAGAAAVEDALVRTSMPGLSVIPAGALPGNPSELLGSSRMTELLESLSADAIVLIDSPPTSQATDAAVLAAQADGALIVVSTGTTTSAQLRQTAQALEQGGGRILGVVLNAVNKRGFLDGGPVDALIPGGASRADGARGAIGSGAPAPAIPARGNGPAGLLSDRSAES encoded by the coding sequence ATGACTCTCGAAGACCTCCTCCTGCTCGCCAGGCGCTCCTGGCGCGTCCTGACCATCGGCGTCCTGGTGGGCGGGCTCCTCGCGGCCGGCGCGGCCCTGCTCGGCCCCCGGTCATACACCGCCACCTCCATCGCCTACGTCAAGGTGGACGCCTCGATCGCCGCCGCGAAGAACAACCCGACGAGCTACCAGCTCGTCGCCGCCCAGCTGGCCGAGCGCAAGGCGAAGTCCCTCCTGCCGGTCATCACCTCCGAGACCGTGGCCCAGGGGGTGATCGACTCCCTCAGGCTCGCGGGCACGACGCCCACCGCCCTGGCCGACTCCATCAAGGCCAAGCACGTCGCCGGCGCGGACACGGTGGTCGTCGAGGCCACCGCCGACACGCCCGAGCGGGCCCGCAGGATCGCCGATGAGACCGTCCGGCAGTCCAACCAGGAGTTCGCCGCGCTCAACGGCGAGGACATCCCCGTCGGGGTTGAGCTCATGACCTCCGCCGAGTTGCGCGCCGCCCCGCGGTCGCCGTCGATCATGCTGCTCCTGGGGGCCGGCCTCCTCGGGGGTCTCGTCGCCTCCTACCTGGGCGTCCTCGTGGTCGAGGTGCTCAACAAGCGCGTGCGCGGCGCCGGCGAGGCCTTGGCCGTCCTCGACTCGCCGGTCCTGGGAGCCCTGCCGCACTCCGACCTCATCCGCAACGGAGCCGACGCCTCCGACCCGGCCATCGAGGAAGAGCTGCGCAAGCTGCGCACCAACTTCATCCGCGCCACGGCGACCGCCGGGCGCAGCGCCGTCATCTCATCGGCCGTCCGGGCCGAGGGGCGCACCACCATCACGGTGGGTCTGGCCCGGGTCCTGGCGATGTCCGGGCACCGCGTCGTCCTCATCGAGGGGGATCTGCGCGCCCCGTCCCTGGCCTCCGTCCTGGGGGTGGACGGCCGTCGCGCCGGCCTGGCCCAAGTGCTCGCCGGCGCCGCCGCAGTCGAGGACGCGCTCGTGCGCACCTCCATGCCGGGGCTGTCCGTCATCCCCGCCGGGGCCCTGCCGGGCAACCCCTCCGAGCTCCTGGGCTCGTCCCGGATGACCGAGCTGTTGGAGAGCCTGTCCGCCGATGCCATCGTCCTCATCGACTCCCCGCCGACATCACAGGCCACCGACGCCGCGGTACTGGCGGCCCAGGCCGACGGCGCCCTCATCGTGGTCTCCACCGGCACCACCACCAGCGCCCAGCTGCGCCAAACCGCCCAGGCCCTTGAGCAGGGCGGCGGCAGGATCCTCGGCGTCGTCCTCAACGCCGTCAACAAGCGGGGCTTCCTCGACGGCGGCCCGGTGGACGCCCTGATTCCCGGTGGCGCGAGCCGAGCCGACGGCGCGCGCGGGGCGATCGGCTCGGGCGCCCCCGCGCCCGCGATCCCGGCCCGCGGCAACGGTCCCGCGGGGCTCCTCAGCGACCGATCGGCGGAATCATGA